Sequence from the Cryptococcus neoformans var. grubii H99 chromosome 3, complete sequence genome:
TTCAACCCCGCGGCATTTATCTCCTGTAAGTTCGTCAATGGTATTCTCTTTTCTGAACTTCATTAGATGACTTACACCAACCCCCTGACCCTTGAAGAACCCATCCAAACTCTTGTTATCGACATTTGTTTCATTCTCGATTAGCTTCTTGCTTCGAGTATCACTCGCGTTCAGTTCTAACGGAATGTAACCGGCCTCTTTTGCCATTAGATGAGCAGAGGTCGTTTTGCCTATACCAGGAGGACCAGAAATGAGAACAGCGCGATAAACACCCATACCATCTTTGCCGGGTTTCTTGAAATTTGCCTTGTAATTCTTTTGCCTGTGACTATATCAACCATGAAATGTCAAGCGTAAATTATAGTCTTACCAATCTTGCAGCCATTGACCCAGACGTTCAACAGGAGCTTTGTTGCCGCAAATCTCCTTCAAACTAGTAGGAGCATACTTGGTCGTCCACAGCTGGGCTGATGCAGGACCCGTTTTCCTACATAACAGTCAGTGTCCGAGATGCACCAAGAAAATATGACAAAGCTCACTTGATAGCCATACCTTGCCCTTCCAGAGCTTTCTGTTTCCTTaatctctccttttcctcttttttttccctctcttccatttctttAGCCTGCTccaagatcttcttctcctccttctcccttgcCTTGGTCGCTTTCTCCATAGCCGCCCTATCCACCGCTCCACCAGGTCCCTTGCCAGAAGATCTTTGACGAATAAGTTCAAGGAATTCATCTTCGTTAATCATAGGaattttcttctccttgactTTGTTGAGTTTGGAGACACCAGCGTTTTCGCCGACTACGACGTAAGAAGTTTTCCCAGAAGGGGCCGTGGTAACTTTACTGTAGCCAGGGCCTTAGCATTCGAGTTACTGTATTATAATAAAAAGATACTCACCCAGAATACCGTCTGACGAGCTCCTGCGCATCCTCCCTTCCCAggctctccatctctcctgTGAAAACAAATGTGAGGCCTGCAAGACAGTCAGGGGCACCCTCAGGGATTTCTTTGGATCCCGGAGCTTTAGGACCAGCAGCACGCGCTGCTGCAGCCGCTCGCCAGCTGTATCCAATCAGTTTACGGGCATGGCATCATGGGAAGAAAGACAGAAGACACACTTAaactttttttcttccttcttctctggttcttcctcttccatcttaGAAATCTTAGATGCGGCCGGTTTCGTGACTGGTGTGGACTTCTTAGGAACAGCAGGAGACTTTTTTGCAATTGGTTTTGGCTTGGACTTTTCCCGCGGctcgtcttcatcgtcaaaaTTATACTCATCTTCGTTATCAACATCCATCGGCTGTAGGGACAGTGAGTGAAGGTAACCCAAAAACATAGACGACTTACATCAAAATTGTCGTcgttcttcctttttcccttcttgaTGCTCTTCGtgccttcatcatcagatttcttcccatctcttcctcctagACTTTGTCTCTTCGGTTGCGGTTTGTaattctcttcctcagacTCAGAGTCGCTAAGGATTTTGCGCTTTGCCAATGCAGGTTTTCGTGTCACAACTGGCCTGGAAGTAGCCCTGGGTGCGGATTTGGCGACAGATTTTGATCTGGCAGGCGCGGGTTCATCATCCGAAGAGAGCACAATTGCTTTCTTTGGGATCATTAGCCCTTGTCCTGATTTGAGACAGATGATAACGAGACCTACTGATCCACAATGCTTTGATGCAGTGCTGTTTGGtgcagatgaaggaggacCAGCcttggaagatgattgcGTCTTGGCGACCTCTTCAGGCTCGTCGTCGCTGTCATTAATTGTAATCGGTTTCTTGCCTGAGCCGGTTTTAGTTGCTACTTGCTTTGTTACACTAGTCTTCTGCGAATTCTACACCATCGTGTCAGATTCAAATGAGATATCGTCCTGCGCCAAAAGCATACTCCTGGAGTAAACTGATACGCGGCGCTGGTTAGCAGGAGCTGTACAcgtgatgaggaagacgtACGAAACCACGAATGTCCTTGCCAGCCGGCTTATCAGACTTGCTGAcaggcttcttcttgggagaGTCTGCTTTCGACGACATTTGTCCGAGTGCTGTCCAAGACCCAAGATGAGTTGACCAAGAAAGTAAGTAAAAATGAAAGTGATTCTAGGTGGTGGCGGACGCGTTTGCTAATTTCAACATCATCACCTTTCGCGTCGtacataataataataataccGGCACGGGCCATCCATCGCTCGGCGCGACTCGCCGCCTGCGCTAGACgagaagacggagaagaagatcacGCAGGGTGAAGTAAATAAATATATGTCGGCAAGGTGTAGACGACAATCTCTTGATAAAAGACTATAACAGCTACGCTCCGCTATAAGATGCCTCCC
This genomic interval carries:
- a CDS encoding replication factor C subunit 1 codes for the protein MSSKADSPKKKPVSKSDKPAGKDIRGFFTPGNSQKTSVTKQVATKTGSGKKPITINDSDDEPEEVAKTQSSSKAGPPSSAPNSTASKHCGSKAIVLSSDDEPAPARSKSVAKSAPRATSRPVVTRKPALAKRKILSDSESEEENYKPQPKRQSLGGRDGKKSDDEGTKSIKKGKRKNDDNFDPMDVDNEDEYNFDDEDEPREKSKPKPIAKKSPAVPKKSTPVTKPAASKISKMEEEEPEKKEEKKFNWRAAAAARAAGPKAPGSKEIPEGAPDCLAGLTFVFTGEMESLGREDAQELVRRYSGKVTTAPSGKTSYVVVGENAGVSKLNKVKEKKIPMINEDEFLELIRQRSSGKGPGGAVDRAAMEKATKAREKEEKKILEQAKEMEEREKKEEKERLRKQKALEGQGMAIKKTGPASAQLWTTKYAPTSLKEICGNKAPVERLGQWLQDWQKNYKANFKKPGKDGMGVYRAVLISGPPGIGKTTSAHLMAKEAGYIPLELNASDTRSKKLIENETNVDNKSLDGFFKGQGVGEINAAGLKIDSRTCLIMDEVDGMSAGDRGGVGALNTLIKKTKIPMILICNDRTLQKMKPLQSTTFNMTFRRPQPNEIRSRIMSILHKEKLKIPPNVVDELVKGVNSDIRQVLNMLSTFKLGKSEMNFDEGKHLVKVNEKNTIMTPFTIIDKLTGPYAFSKNSKETLGDRMELYFHDFSFVPLFMQEHYLKTNPTALNNLDGPEKNLKHLELVSKAADSISDGDLIDRMIHGSEQHWSLLPLHAVASTVKPAMHVYGAMRSQGGGWGSWGPAFPQWLGQNSKQNKLQRQLTDIQIRMRLRVSGSREEIREQYMPLLASKIVSPLIDRGAAAVEETIEYMDEYYLGKDDWDAFVELGVDTMRDEDILKKIPSATKASFTRQYNKTDHPIAFHKGDMFAGAKKKIDTGPVPDNEDVFEEDEPVPDEPEEDKSEEEDPLQDKLVKAVKPKGKAAGKSASKPTAAKGAKSKAKK